One Actinoplanes missouriensis 431 DNA segment encodes these proteins:
- a CDS encoding RelA/SpoT family protein: protein MSSDVAPPAEGTVQPTQNSRNGGGEATPGDKVNPGENPQGDEVDLETTQPLAPEDTPGGFGLASAPTGRRVRARLARFNAPWQSTQVSEVLEPLIATHRASHPKADARALQKAFDVAARWHSGQYRKSGDPYITHPLAVATILANLGMDTTTLVAALLHDTIEDTDYGLEQMRNDFGAEVALLVDGVTKLDRVKLGDAAKAETIRKMVVAMAKDPRVLVIKLADRLHNMRTLTFLPRAKQEQKAKETLEILAPLAHRLGMNTIKWELEDLAFGTLFPKRFEEINRLIGEHQPQREALLRQVTNRVSLDLKSAKIKAETTGRPKHLYSIYQKMIVRGRDFNDIYDLVGVRILVDTVRDCYAALGVIHANWQPVPGRFKDYIAMPKFNMYQSLHTTVIGPTGKPVEMQIRTFAMHRTAEFGIAAHWKYKEQKGATIVGPPAHIDEMTWLRQLLDWQREASDPSEFLDALRFDLSSQEVYVFTPKGDVIPLPTGSTPVDFAYAVHTEVGHKCIGARVNGKLVPLESTLSNGDVIEIFTSKSATAGPTQDWLGFVKSPRARTKIRQYFNKERREEAIEDGKEAIVKAMRKQGLPLQRMLTSENLTTIARDLHLPDVASLYAAVGENTTSAQSVVQKLVAGFGGEEGAVEDIAETAVATRPPRNRSSAQDPGVVVKGVSDVWVKLARCCTPVPGDAVFGFVTRSGGVSVHREDCANAQDLREQEERVVEVSWKPTSASTFLVAIQVEALDRHKLLADVTRVLSEERVNILSATVTTTRDRVAVSRFTFEMADPKHLGHLVAAVRKVDGVFDAYRVTSGA, encoded by the coding sequence GTGTCCAGCGACGTCGCCCCTCCGGCGGAGGGCACGGTGCAGCCGACCCAGAACTCGCGGAACGGCGGAGGCGAAGCCACGCCCGGCGACAAGGTCAATCCCGGCGAGAACCCCCAGGGCGATGAAGTCGACCTGGAGACGACACAGCCACTGGCTCCTGAGGACACACCCGGCGGGTTCGGGCTGGCCAGCGCGCCCACCGGCAGGCGGGTCCGGGCCCGTCTCGCCCGGTTCAACGCGCCTTGGCAGAGCACGCAGGTCAGCGAGGTTCTCGAGCCGCTGATCGCGACGCACCGGGCGAGCCACCCCAAGGCCGACGCCCGCGCGCTGCAGAAGGCGTTCGACGTGGCCGCCCGCTGGCACTCCGGGCAGTACCGGAAGTCCGGCGACCCGTACATCACGCACCCGCTCGCGGTGGCGACCATCCTGGCGAACCTCGGGATGGACACCACGACGCTGGTGGCGGCGCTGCTGCACGACACGATCGAGGACACCGACTACGGCCTCGAGCAGATGCGCAACGACTTCGGCGCCGAGGTGGCGCTGCTGGTCGACGGCGTGACGAAACTCGACCGGGTGAAACTCGGCGACGCGGCGAAAGCGGAGACGATCCGCAAGATGGTCGTCGCGATGGCCAAGGACCCCCGGGTGCTGGTCATCAAGCTGGCCGACCGGCTGCACAACATGCGGACCCTGACCTTCCTGCCCCGCGCCAAGCAGGAGCAGAAGGCCAAGGAGACCCTGGAGATCCTGGCCCCGCTGGCCCACCGCCTCGGTATGAACACGATCAAGTGGGAGCTCGAGGACCTCGCGTTCGGCACTCTCTTCCCCAAGCGGTTCGAGGAGATCAACCGCCTGATCGGGGAGCACCAGCCGCAGCGTGAGGCGCTGCTGCGCCAGGTGACGAACCGGGTCAGCCTCGACCTCAAGTCGGCGAAGATCAAGGCCGAGACCACCGGCCGGCCCAAGCACCTGTACTCGATCTACCAGAAGATGATCGTGCGGGGTCGCGACTTCAACGACATCTACGACCTGGTCGGCGTGCGCATCCTGGTCGACACGGTCCGCGACTGCTATGCCGCGCTGGGCGTCATCCACGCGAACTGGCAGCCGGTGCCGGGCCGGTTCAAGGACTACATCGCGATGCCGAAATTCAACATGTACCAGTCGTTGCACACGACGGTCATCGGCCCGACCGGCAAGCCGGTCGAGATGCAGATCCGCACGTTCGCGATGCACCGCACCGCCGAGTTCGGCATCGCCGCCCACTGGAAGTACAAGGAGCAGAAGGGCGCGACGATCGTCGGCCCGCCGGCCCACATCGACGAGATGACGTGGCTGCGGCAACTGCTCGACTGGCAGCGGGAGGCGAGCGACCCGTCCGAGTTCCTGGACGCTCTGCGCTTCGACCTCTCCAGCCAGGAGGTCTACGTCTTCACCCCCAAGGGTGACGTCATCCCGCTGCCGACCGGCTCCACACCCGTCGACTTCGCGTACGCGGTGCACACCGAGGTCGGGCACAAGTGCATCGGCGCGCGGGTCAACGGCAAGCTGGTCCCGCTCGAGTCGACGCTCTCCAACGGCGACGTGATCGAGATCTTCACGTCCAAGTCGGCGACGGCCGGCCCGACGCAGGACTGGCTCGGGTTCGTCAAGAGCCCGCGCGCCCGGACGAAGATCAGGCAGTACTTCAACAAGGAGCGCCGCGAAGAGGCGATCGAGGACGGCAAGGAAGCGATCGTCAAGGCGATGCGCAAGCAGGGCCTGCCCCTGCAGCGCATGCTGACCAGCGAGAACCTCACCACCATCGCCCGTGACCTGCATCTGCCCGACGTGGCTTCGCTCTACGCCGCGGTCGGGGAGAACACCACGTCCGCCCAGTCGGTCGTGCAGAAACTCGTCGCCGGGTTCGGTGGCGAGGAGGGCGCCGTCGAGGATATCGCCGAGACCGCCGTCGCGACCCGTCCGCCCCGCAACCGTTCGTCCGCGCAGGACCCGGGTGTCGTGGTGAAGGGTGTCTCCGACGTCTGGGTGAAACTGGCACGCTGCTGCACCCCGGTTCCCGGTGACGCGGTGTTCGGCTTCGTCACCCGCTCCGGCGGTGTGAGCGTGCACCGGGAGGACTGCGCCAACGCTCAGGACCTGCGCGAGCAGGAGGAGCGGGTGGTCGAGGTCAGCTGGAAACCCACGTCGGCGTCGACGTTCCTGGTGGCGATCCAGGTGGAGGCTCTCGACAGGCACAAGCTGCTCGCCGACGTGACGCGGGTCCTCTCCGAGGAGCGGGTGAACATCCTGTCCGCGACGGTCACCACGACGCGGGACCGGGTGGCGGTCAGCCGATTCACGTTCGAGATGGCCGATCCGAAGCATCTCGGTCATCTGGTGGCGGCGGTGCGCAAGGTGGACGGGGTGTTCGACGCTTATCGGGTCACGTCGGGGGCTTGA
- a CDS encoding adenine phosphoribosyltransferase produces the protein MTTEKELAELVAGGTVDVLDFPKPGIVFKDLMPLFGDGPAFKRVIDGIIAYHDSFDVVAGIEARGFLMAAAIGYSTGAGIVPVRKAGKLPRPAFSASYALEYGEATLEVSEGAFEPGQRVLVVDDVLATGGTAEATLDLIERAGGIVAGFTVLMELGFLDGRQRLSPRPVHALLTV, from the coding sequence GTGACCACTGAGAAAGAACTGGCCGAGCTCGTCGCCGGGGGCACCGTCGACGTGCTGGACTTCCCGAAGCCCGGCATCGTCTTCAAGGACCTGATGCCGCTCTTCGGTGACGGCCCGGCCTTCAAACGGGTGATCGACGGGATCATCGCGTACCACGACAGCTTCGACGTGGTGGCGGGGATCGAGGCCCGGGGCTTCCTGATGGCCGCCGCGATCGGGTATTCGACGGGCGCCGGGATCGTGCCCGTGCGCAAGGCCGGCAAGCTGCCGCGCCCGGCCTTCTCCGCCTCGTACGCCCTGGAGTACGGCGAGGCGACCCTGGAGGTCAGCGAGGGCGCCTTCGAGCCGGGACAGCGCGTCCTGGTCGTCGACGACGTGCTCGCGACCGGTGGGACGGCCGAGGCCACCCTCGACCTGATCGAGCGGGCGGGCGGAATAGTCGCCGGCTTCACGGTGCTGATGGAGCTGGGCTTCCTGGACGGGCGTCAACGACTGAGCCCGCGGCCGGTACATGCGCTACTGACCGTTTGA